The genomic stretch cagtactaaatattttttttcaattaactcCTAAAcgttttgtatttgtgctaatttagtctatcTAGTTAATCTTGGCTGAAAATCGCAAACACAGGCGCTGGACATCTTGCGCGGCATGGTTCGACCGATGCGGACATTTTGTTAATATTGTTTTaatagatttttcaatttttcaatttttattaattttttcttctctttactctttctttttgctaACGGCCGGCTAGGGTCACCGGCTGACCCTCACCGGCACCGGGCGAGGGCCGTAACGCCCTTGCTAGATGTGGGCCTTGGCCCTTGCTTATGGCCGGCGACACGGCCGGCGTCCATGTCCgccattttcggccaaaattaacccaaatgcaaaaagtttagaacttaattgacaaaaaaaaattataacttaattggtacaattgcagtagatttaggatttttttggtaatttttccaagtaAAGAGACATTATTGATGTTAAATATAggtaaataaattgaaagagCTCAACTTTGCCACATCACTTAGGATGTCAACTTTATAAACTAGTCTTACTATGAGAATATTCTATATAAACTTTTATCTATGaacgatttagtggataaactAGCCTCGGGGCCTAAGAAACTTACGTTTTGTTACTGGGACTTAACATGAGTCTCACATATCCTTAAAATGAAATTCACTTGAATTAACAAATTTAATCAATGGATTATGACAGAATACATAATAACCATGATGTGGGTTGTTATAACTTGAAAGATTGACCAACTATCCAAATTATTAATGGTGATGGAAGTAAATTATAATAAACATATAATGAACATTATTTAAGTTGTATATTTAACATTAATTTGATCTAAACCACATAACCACGCCACATGAGAAAACAACAGAAATGCATCAGTCATGCCATCGTTTATTCGACAAACGATTCTTTCTCTggcttttccctttttcggcGAACTCATCAATTCTATCGTGCCATTCTAAACATCATCTCCATATCCCGAATTTGCATCCCGATGCGAATGCTGGTACGCCGGAGCACCGTGACTGCCACCTGACCCAGCCGCCGGGAATTTCGCCCCATTATGAGCCCTGCCGTTGCCGTCGATGGAGGCTCGCTCGAGCGACTGCACCTGGTCCTTCAGGAACTTCATGTAGTGGATGGCCTCGTCCAGCATCGACGCTGTGTCCATCTTGGTCCCGCCCGGCACGAGCCGCTGCAGGATCCGAATCCGCTCGCTTATCCGCTCCCGCCGGTGCCGCGCCGCCACGCTCTGCGGGTCCTTCGATATCCTCACGTTCCTCCTCCTCGGCGGCTTCACCGCCTCAGGGTCTATGTGCACCGGCTGCATCGCTGCAATCCTGAAGATCATCTCCCTCATAGCCGCCATCGATGGCGACTGCGAGCCATCGGGCAAAATCCGGGGCAGTTCGTGGAGCGGGTACTGGGTGGACAAGGACGTCGGCGGGGGTAGGTTTTGGAATGAGTAGGGAGTGACAAAATGCGGGCTAACGTTAACGCTGTTGTCCAAGAAGCTTCTCATGACTCTATCCATATCGGCAGTGTCGGCTGCACAACTCGCACCGCCGAGCTCGGCAGGGGTCAGGTTGGCGAACTCTCTGCACATGCCGTCATAAAACTCGGGCGGCTTCTCCATGTGCATTGTCATGAGCAGGTCCAGCTGGTTTGGTGTGGCTGAAGAACTCAACTCATCAATATTATCCATGgcccttttttctctctatcttctTGGAGAGACAGACTGTGAGCGAACTTGAAGTGGAGTGTGTGAAAGGCTTTCACAGATGAAAGGACTGGTATGGACAGACAGAGGAATGGCGAAGAAAGAGTAGGCTTGAAGAGACactgtagagagagaaagagagagagagagaagcaatgAAGGAAGGAGGAATAGAATAGTGTTATCATGGACTGACTGCTATCCATCTGGTGGGGGTGAGGACTATATATAACAGTTACTCGACTTCTAGTGCTTGaattatatatatgataaatcaAGCATTTAGGTAagaaatattctttttctttcttttttttgggccaaggTTTTGGTCCTTCTTCCCATTGTAGAGTTGTTGagcttttgttttatttggtgCGCTCAAATGTCTTTTGGTTTCCATGGAACGTGGACAAGTTTCGCGTCATATCACGAGGCCTACATCGTTATCTATCACAGGGGGACGGGATCCTATGTCCGTTTCTCCTCCTCCCTTGGCCGGCCCCAACCCTAACCTTGGCACTTGGCAGTCGCCACCTCCGCTGCCTCCTGCCCCAGGTCTGTCGGAGACAACCGGGGACGGATCTTGAGCAAGTATGCTTGGGAGGACAACATGTCATTGTTGATTAATAGctggttttatttatttggcaAGTATGCGTTTGAGGTCTCATATGAGGTCGATCACTTTTGGTGTGAGATTGCGACCTCaaattgtagagagagagaatgtcatCAGGGGCGGCAAAAGTGGGATATCTTAAcatgaaaaatgcttttcgacaAAGATCGTCAAAGACGCTACAATTTTCACCATAAATCCGCATACCGTCACatcgtgttttgcataaaacactcatttaTTGAGAGATTGTgtagtcagaaataaccgacagtctTGTCGGATAGTCGGGGTAGCAACTTCCTTTTAACACTCTCTCTCACATGTAAGCCGATTAATTTAACTAGCAACGGTGGACGCGCGCACAAAAGAAACAGAACCTAGCTCTCATGTGCAAGCTGATTAATTTGACTAGCAACGATTGATGCACACTTGAAAGAGACAGAACCTAGCTCTGATACATCTTGAAAAGCTCAACTAAAAAGTTCAAGCTAATAAATGGAAGTAGATCATATGTATctaaaaagcaaaataaactGTGTTATCAAGTGATACGAAGAATTTCAACAGTAGACCTAATGATAACTAGTATCGGCAACAATCTATTATGATGCCTCATTATTCCAGTCTTCGTCTACACTTGTGCTCACCCTCCCCTACATTCTTTTTACTACTATTTTTATCGTCATTATCATCACTGCTGTTATTACACTCCCATCTTTTTTTCTAAGCATAAGCTTGGGCAAAGAAACTGATTGTCCTAGAACAACCTAACGTTAAAATAAACCTCATATTGCATGCATCCCAACCCATTGTGACTTTGACCTCACCTACAAAAATTCAACCCCTTTCTCTTTCGAAGAAACCCTAGCCAGCCATCTTGATCTTTGTACTTTAGTCAGTCCATTGCCTCGCCACTACTCCATCCGAAAGTTACGGACCACTTTGCCGAAGAAGTATCGTCTTTGTCGATCCACCACTTTCCGGAaacatccatctctctctctctctctcatgacaCCTCGTTTGTGTtctaattttctctctctagcatCATATTTCTGctgctcgctctctctctcgccaaatAAAGACCAAAGCCGCTGTATATGAAGCTGTCATCGGGGCCAACTCAGACACTACTGTTGTCGATTCCCTCTACGCATCTAGCCATTGCTGCCACTgcaggtggagagagagagagagagagagagagatgtccaCAATTGAGTGGAAGATTCAAGTAGAGTTACGTGATTTCAAGGTTACCAAACTTTTTGCACAGGACTTTAATTGCCATGACGGGTTCAAAATCATATGTTAAATACGTGTACATGCCCGCCCGACTCGTTCTTGATTAACTTAACAATTCAGAGGGAATCATAACCGTTCTGAATGATtgaatttatgcaaaatcaattccgaaaaaatgaattgacaaCGGATTGTGTGTGGGAACACAAGAATGAGTGAAATGTATGGAACCAAACTCAAGTGTCCCAATTGTGATTTCATGTTTCCGATCCATTCGTCTATTAATGAGCTTCCAATTGGCAATGCACTAAACGCAGATGAAGTAAACCTAGATGGCACGCTATATGACGTGTGCATGACGTCAAAATTCGAAGGGCTAATATGTGCCAACTGTCCCTGGGGGCTACCAAAAGTAGGTGCTCTTGATGGTGCATGAATTATTTCATCTGAATACAAATCGCTGTGTTGAGAGTGAACCCCagaaaattcataaacaaataatttctttttaaaaaaaaagacaaaatcaaattccaaatttcactttcttttaCAAACCCTAAAGCCCCCACTCACATGACAGGTGTCAGAAATCACACCCGAAATTAATTATGAGGAGGGCTCTAACGTCGGATGCCCTAGGAGAGGGAAGGGGAAGCAATTAGACAACTTTTGCATTATCCTGATCAGATGGCGCAGAGGAACGCTTTTCGAGACGGATCAGGTTCTTCTGATCGCTGCTCACTGGTTTCATGTGCTGGACCTACTTATAGCTAACGAACTTTCACGAGCAAAGGAacctttgttttccttcttcacCACCACCCCCctctttttattcattttggaaGGATTAGGGAGGCATTTCGATTTCGAAAATGCCAAAAtctgaaaaggaaaggaaaaaaaaaggggggcaaaagaagaagaagaagaaagaagaattgctAGGTGCAATTAGTGATATGATGCGGCCGTTTTGTTAGGTGACATTTATGGCGCATCAAATAGGTCGAGGCTAGAGAGCCAACTACGCGACAATGTTCATACAAAGAGCCAAATTGGCTTTCTAGTTAAGTCtataattagggttttgatttaTGATTTCCTGGTGTGGCTAATATCACCACATGTTCACCCTTTTAAGCAATTAGGGTTTTTTCCTTTGTAAGCAATTATTGATAATATGCATGGATTTGAATCACTGAAATTTTACAAATAAAGGAAGAAGTAATGACGAGATCATCGTCTGCATGCCCGACACAAGCAAATTCATTTCATGAGGCATTGTTCATAATGCAACTATTCATAACTAACAATTGTCCGACAAGCGGAAATTTTTGCGAAAAGGTGACAAGCGCCATTCAAGCTTACCGAGCCATAATGATATTGTCTCCTTTTATCCCGACTGGTCAAGCCTTTACGGCACCGGATTTAGCTTGAGGTTGCGCGAGACTTATCTAACAACATAAGAACTTTATTTACGGGCGATGTGAGATTACGGACATATCTTATATCCGGGATTTCTTAGTGGTCAATTGTTGAAATATGTGCAGGGAGAAGGATGAAAAATGTTGGAACGGCTGTTGCCTGGTCTCTAATTTGTACTACATTTTTCTGCAACACCAATCCAAAACTCAGAAAAACTCCATCGCACCCTGATTTCAATAGCATATATTAATACATGGATGTTctatttttcaaagttttttttttttactttaagcCAAGAAGACATGAATAAAGTGGACACGTTCTCTGCAAGAACAGGTTCGATTGGATAAAAAGAATCCAATCGACAAAGATATTGATGTTGGGTGCGTTCTTCTTTTGTATTCATGTATATCTTTACTTTGCATTATC from Rhodamnia argentea isolate NSW1041297 chromosome 2, ASM2092103v1, whole genome shotgun sequence encodes the following:
- the LOC115746372 gene encoding transcription factor HEC2-like gives rise to the protein MDNIDELSSSATPNQLDLLMTMHMEKPPEFYDGMCREFANLTPAELGGASCAADTADMDRVMRSFLDNSVNVSPHFVTPYSFQNLPPPTSLSTQYPLHELPRILPDGSQSPSMAAMREMIFRIAAMQPVHIDPEAVKPPRRRNVRISKDPQSVAARHRRERISERIRILQRLVPGGTKMDTASMLDEAIHYMKFLKDQVQSLERASIDGNGRAHNGAKFPAAGSGGSHGAPAYQHSHRDANSGYGDDV